One window of the Lytechinus pictus isolate F3 Inbred chromosome 5, Lp3.0, whole genome shotgun sequence genome contains the following:
- the LOC129261924 gene encoding uncharacterized protein LOC129261924, with product MASADNKIERMKEQLKGNEVLVKACKGLTGVSGPLAPDGLADLLTSSWSKQKHVISQLKIEIQKLKEGRPSQPLDITPIGHLDELLTGLAQLMDIDTTNTQTSTIVDKMEVSFIDLKDMVKVKDDKIQDLEHQLRIKSNKHHNDTEIQNLCDREKTKTKRIVELQNEMDDLQTKNLDLALDLQEAQDKRQTAENRVFEFENKIRHLEEDIEKTTSEIEDLLQRYEDAGEVVLDLQNSLEEAKTNNASLEKQIKDIQTREFKKDEYILTLEKDLATLNQKMDLDSPSEDDFRTSKANQNALKLQKKAFDQELKNIRSNGQERDYYVLKLEQDIENMQKEKDELYQEIQNSFWKEPKINDLEDKLNQDIEDLKEQKIELELKLKDAISRADQELYESNSKVSEVQAQKIELGSKLKRLSDEISQRDTNIKQLIAENQQLLSNSQELKESCSTMSQEKDRLETLVANLTQRTDCLTTQLETAAQDIQDLKERFQSKIDEVTKTRKELTERSAKEKRDVLTELSEARKQLEPVFHP from the exons ATGGCTAGTGCAGATAATAAAatcgaaagaatgaaggaacaATTAAAG GGTAACGAGGTCCTCGTAAAGGCTTGCAAGGGACTAACAGGTGTGTCTGGTCCCCTTGCTCCTGATGGGTTAGCCGATCTCCTCACATCCAGCTGGAGCAAACAGAAACATGTCATATCACAGCTTAAGATCGAAATCCAG AAATTGAAAGAGGGGCGACCAAGTCAGCCATTGGACATCACTCCGATAGGCCATTTGGATGAGTTACTGACG GGTCTTGCTCAATTGATGGATATCGATACTACCAACACCCAGACCTCAACCATTGTCGATAAGATGGAAGTTTCTTTCATCGACCTCAAAGacatggtcaaggtcaaagaTGACAAGATTCAG GATCTAGAACACCAACTTCGAATCAAGTCAAATAAACACCACAATGACACGGAGATCCAG AATCTTTGTGATCGTGAAAAGACAAAGACCAAACGCATCGTTGAACTCCAAAACGAAATGGATGATTTGCAAACAAAGAACCTCGACTTAGCCCTTGACCTACAG GAAGCTCAAGATAAGCGTCAGACAGCAGAAAATCGAGTCTTTGAATTTGAGAATAAGATTCGCCATCTCGAGGAAGACATCGAGAAGACGACGTCTGAAATTGAG GATTTACTGCAGCGTTACGAGGATGCTGGAGAGGTGGTTTTGGATCTTCAGAATAGTCTCGAGGAGGCTAAAACAAACAACGCATCTCTTGAGAAACAGATCAAG GATATCCAAACCAGAGAGTTTAAGAAAGATGAATACATCTTGACCTTAGAGAAAGATTTGGCAACTCTCAATCAGAAGATGGACTTGGATTCACCCTCTGAA GATGACTTCAGGACATCGAAGGCTAACCAGAATGCCCTGAAGCTGCAAAAGAAAGCATTTGACCAAGAACTTAAG AATATTCGTTCTAATGGACAGGAAAGAGATTACTATGTCTTGAAGTTGGAGCAGGATATTGAAAACATgcagaaagagaaagatgagCTCTATCAAGAGATACAG AACTCGTTTTGGAAAGAACCCAAGATCAACGATCTCGAGGATAAACTGAATCAAGACATTGAAGACCTGAAGGAACAGAAGATAGAACTGGAGCTAAAGTTAAAG GACGCCATATCCAGAGCAGATCAAGAACTATATGAATCGAATTCAAAGGTTTCTGAAGTACAGGCTCAAAAGATCGAACTGGGCTCAAAACTCAAG CGTCTTTCTGATGAGATATCACAGCGAGATACCAATATCAAACAACTGATAGCAGAGAATCAACAGCTTCTGTCTAACTCTCAG GAATTGAAGGAAAGCTGTTCAACAATGAGTCAAGAAAAGGACCGCCTTGAAACTCTTGTCGCCAACTTGACTCAGAGAACGGATTGCCTTACAACACAACTCGAAACAGCAGCCCAAGATATTCAG GACTTGAAGGAGAGATTCCAATCTAAGATTGATGAGGTGACGAAAACTCGCAAAGAATTAACGGAGAGATCAGCTAAAGAAAAGCGTGACGTACTCACTGAACTTTCAGAAGCTCGAAAACAACTGGAG CCTGTCTTCCATCcctaa